From Anopheles darlingi chromosome 2, idAnoDarlMG_H_01, whole genome shotgun sequence, the proteins below share one genomic window:
- the LOC125949811 gene encoding nuclear receptor coactivator 2 isoform X5: MRSTCFAPLGLLGPCELPLPDQWLIHTQLAPSTPQASFFSSQSLGGGGGLVSGLSAATLPLQQHSSSGGVTGTSNGGVGVGGNGGGILLQQQQSPANQHQISSTPSQPSNASAATTAGSAAPSAQQLQSQSKIMNVVVPTVACPPNASKKIRRKPDTKPQSQINKCNNEKRRRELENEYIEQLGEFLQIKRDMTSCKPDKAAILSEVVRTFRHMLEQGNPNLTGSRCSKCSPDCSASCKLHPVQQGEVSSTEPPLPEPSVNGHSPEKSAYFEAVQHYISNVGWALLEINSEGVIECATENVRDVLHYSRTELHGQSIYSYLHTGDHSKLSPILNKNSFELNWDQNEMFYQTPKRTIRTKIRWLLRAPEGANETIEQKQQRLEKYKDLLIISAPVKDDTEESSSVLCLITLPEDDQATIETTSTMPQTLDEQLTLKLDTNGNIIKYDATTLRKQFAGNLTKETIRSIYDICHYQDRPRLSDHLGNVRTANGTPLELTYRMRLGGPDVYVHVRAQSKLFCCSKPNESDFIMAICTVLTESEVALLSDSGGAGGPSFVMGGGTGGTGNPTSSSSLGLLMASTSSNTGTGGLNNGGNDVVSRHLAQITQGVSTMGGPLMSGVLNGGSGGGTVGSGLGNSSGNMLGGTGSMGGTGTGASSIGGPGMGGADLGSVGAQGTGGLGSTIGSIVSPRSNPNTSTTPSMLCPPSSDSSSFFNTDFDIEFPHSTFDMEAVGVGWDSRPDSRTSVTPVSTPRPPSVSAYSPAAAPMCPSPMTPYYSGNTMGGMPSPSSNIGTNGGGATPGGGVGGGLVNPNMTLNNNNSNTNNNNNNTGSPFGGNVFQFPFEDSKDKLQDLQHQQHHQQQHMSPMSQHQPGLQSQQQMVQRQHQQQHLQQQQQQQQHHQQPQPPSSNSHDSERLRNLLTTKRPHSNASSSSGLDLDHDHRNPNRILKLLNDKSDDDDCDTRNRQGPSELLKQLQKVKDEPKDHNPPQLNHEELIQMLRVQSNDRKRPSAEPDEGSAVKRSDNRPLRERNKMLASLLANPSKAPMQMPNMQNMPLNRIIPDIPSSGLARQLANVSSSTAPNQTLNNNNLTTSNNNLKHVQLNQMRMQQQQQQPQMRKVAMPSQSQQQQPPTSSDIYLNHQQQQLHHHHPQQQQQQQQQQQQQQQVQHHSQQQQHHPQQHHAQQAALLQQQQMLAAQRQQNFSPAIQDSGIGSAGSGGSYAASTPATSTQLASEWDPELNEILNHVIEIAPEGDFPESELNSILGLRPIESSSASTVVPSPSSQPDIHEKLAINAIQKSLMQYENVSSPMQPQQQQQQQQQQQQQQQQQQQHQAQFSGSPPAYPMHAMGGPGGASGTGTGPTMNPTGGGPGAGSGSGAGALGSTVGSIGSVGTSGGTMQQQQQQSQAGPNPNFTPPPVYPQRMRIPGGGQGSGGQLGNGNPGVTPNMIAMQKLHQRERILQEQQRTRLLQQQQKQHMVVPSNPTATSDLGPPNVALARANSVPDSQLSPGFSTSLMQQQLSPSQRAQLSPQQAGFQGNPFNNNPGHRLSPQLPQMMPGFGNAGGNVNQQLSPRPPPFGGTGSGGGQAINPPNVIAPGQSQQQQQQQQQQQQQQQQQQQWQQNAARLSIQQQNPMLNAQLSSVGGFNSAPNRQFVGPAQRQQRNTLNSPGSARQQQQQQQQQQQGAFGAGMVDGGGFPGPPSPSPVGVSAPNFANTVFANQQQMRLQRQGSVPAPQATQHLPGGSPRSAYGGHGGPGPDATGYGGMMFGGNAAAMQQHTATSPGDFFNRGGPTGLNGGMIGGVGGSMGSGAGGLSNGSSSNSNGIQQHQQHHHQQQQQQQQHQLQQQQQHHQQLGLNQSELIRQELRAVVSGRAQRPSPHSRSSPMGLSPLAGMPLHSLCNDGSGSVSIGNSSNGGGGVHTINNTMSTKFFGGNTSR, encoded by the exons gCTTGGCCCATGTGAACTACCACTGCCGGACCAGTGGCTCATCCATACACAGCTTGCACCGTCAACACCACAAGCCTCGTTCTTCTCTTCGCAAAGTttgggtggtggcggtggactcGTCAGTGGactgtcagcagcaacactgccGTTACAGCAACATTCCTCCAGTGGAGGTGTCACCGGTACTAGCAACGGAGGTGTCGGCGTCGGCGGAAACGGTGGCGGCATCCtcctacaacagcagcagtctccTGCGAATCAGCATCAGATCAGCAGCACACCGTCACAGCCGTCGAACGCATCGGCCGCAACCACAGCTggatcagcagcaccgtcagcgCAACAACTGCAGAGTCAGTCAAAAATAATGAATGTCGTCGTACCAACTGTGGCCTGTCCGCCTAACGCATCGAAAAAGATTCGCCGAAAGCCAGACACTAAG CCACAGTCGCAGATTAATAAGTGCAACAACGAGAAGCGTCGCCGAGAGCTAGAAAATGAATATATTGAACAACTCGGCGAGTTCCTGCAGATTAAGCGGGATATGACCTCCTGCAAACCAGACAAAGCGGCGATACTAAGTGAAGTTGTGCGAACG TTTCGTCATATGCTCGAGCAAGGAAACCCGAATCTTACTGGTTCGCGGTGCTCCAAATGCTCACCGGATTGTTCCGCTTCCTGCAAACTGCACCCGGTGCAACAGGGGGAGGTGTCGTCCACTGAACCGCCGCTACCGGAACCATCGGTAAACGGCCACTCGCCGGAAAAGTCGGCCTACTTCGAGGCAGTGCAACACTACATCTCGAACGTTGGCTGGGCCCTGCTCGAGATCAACTCGGAGGGCGTAATCGAATGTGCCACGGAGAACGTCCGCGACGTACTGCACTACTCGCGCACGGAGCTTCACGGACAGTCTATCTATTCGTACCTGCACACTGGTGATCATTCAAAGCTGAGTCCTATTTTAAATAAGAATTCGTTTGAGTTAAACTGGGATCAAAATGAG ATGTTCTACCAGACGCCAAAGCGTACCATACGGACGAAGATTCGTTGGTTACTGAGGGCGCCGGAAGGGGCGAACGAAACAATcgagcaaaagcagcagcgtCTGGAGAAGTACAAGGACCTGCTCATCATCTCCGCGCCTGTCAAGGATGATACGGAGGAATCGTCCTCGGTACTCTGTCTAATTACGCTACCCGAGGACGATCAGGCAACAATcgaaaccaccagcacgaTGCCACAAACACTCGACGAACAGCTAACACTGAAGCTGGACACTAACGGAAACATTATCA AATACGATGCAACGACACTAAGGAAACAGTTTGCAGGAAATCTTACCAAAGAGACTATACGGTCAATATACGATATCTGCCACTATCAGGACCGTCCACGGTTGAGCGACCATCTCGGCAACGTCCGAACGGCCAACGGGACGCCACTGGAGCTGACGTACCGTATGCGTCTCGGTGGTCCGGACGTGTACGTGCACGTGAGGGCCCAGTCGAAGCTATTCTGCTGCTCGAAACCCAATGAATCGGACTTCATCATGGCCATCTGTACGGTGCTGACCGAGAGTGAAGTGGCCCTCCTCTCGGACAGCGGCGGTGCCGGGGGTCCATCGTTCGTGATGGGTGGTGGCACTGGTGGCACCGGCAATCctacctcctcctcatccctcGGTCTGCTAATGGCAAGCACGAGCAGTAACACCGGGACGGGCGGTCTTAACAACGGTGGCAATGATGTCGTTTCACGGCATCTTGCCCAGATCACGCAGGGAGTCAGCACCATGGGTGGACCACTCATGTCGGGCGTCCTgaatggtggcagtggtggcggtACCGTCGGTAGTGGCCTTGGAAATTCCTCCGGAAATATGCTCGGCGGTACGGGCTCAATGGGAGGAACTGGCACCGGTGCATCCAGTATCGGTGGTCCCGGAATGGGTGGTGCCGATCTGGGATCGGTGGGTGCTCAGGGTACGGGTGGCCTCGGCTCAACGATTGGTTCGATCGTTTCGCCACGTAGCAAtccaaacaccagcaccacgccCTCGATGCTCTGTCCACCCTCCTCGGATAGTAGCAGCTTCTTCAATACGGACTTTGACATCGAatttccacattccacattcGATATGGAAGCGGTCGGGGTTGGGTGGGACTCACGACCCGATTCCCGTACGAGCGTAACACCGGTCAGTACGCCACGGCCACCGTCCGTCAGTGCGTACAGTCCGGCGGCCGCCCCCATGTGTCCCTCACCAATGACGCCGTATTACTCCGGCAATACGATGGGTGGTATGCCGTCACCATCGAGTAATATTGGCACGAACGGCGGTGGCGCTACGCCGGGAggtggagtaggaggagggCTCGTTAATCCAAACATGACGCtgaacaacaataacagcaacacgaacaataacaacaacaatacggGATCGCCATTTGGTGGAAACGTTTTCCAATTCCCGTTCGAGGACAGCAAAGACAAGCTGCAAgatttgcagcatcagcaacaccatcagcagcagcatatgtcGCCAATGTCGCAGCACCAGCCAGGGCTACAATCGCAACAGCAGATGGTACAGCgtcagcatcaacaacaacaccttcagcagcagcaacagcagcaacaacaccatcagcaacctcagccaccatcatcgaatTCACACGATTCTGAGCGATTACGGAACTTGCTTACAACCAAGCGACCTCACTCAAAtgcctcgtcctcgtccggcCTGGATCTGGACCATGATCATCGGAATCCCAATCGAATTCTAAAG CTGCTCAACGATAAgagtgatgatgacgattgtgACACCCGCAACCGACAAGGTCCCAGCGAACTGCTCAAGCAACTGCAGAAGGTGAAA GACGAACCGAAGGACCATAATCCACCGCAGCTAAACCACGAGGAGCTGATACAGATGCTACGAGTGCAGAGTAACGATCGGAAGCGGCCTTCAGCCGAGCCGGATGAGGGTTCCGCGGTCAAGCGCTCGGACAATCGGCCGCTGCGCGAGCGGAACAAAATGCTGGCCTCGCTGCTGGCGAACCCGTCCAAAGCACCGATGCAAATGCCCAACATGCAGAACATGCCCTTGAATCGCATCATCCCCGACATCCCGAGCTCCGGTCTGGCGCGGCAGCTGGCGAATGTGTCGAGCTCGACCGCACCGAACCAAACACTTAACAACAATAACCTTACGACGAGCAACAATAATCTAAAACATGTACAACTGAACCAAATGcgcatgcagcaacagcaacagcagccgcagatGCGCAAAGTGGCCATGCCTTCtcaatcgcaacagcagcagcctccaaCGTCCTCCGATATCTACCtcaatcatcagcaacagcagcttcaccaccatcatccgcagcagcaacagcagcagcagcagcagcagcagcagcagcagcaggtacagCATCActcccagcaacagcaacatcatccacAGCAACACCATGCGCAACAAGCGgcactgttgcagcagcagcaaatgttgGCCGCCCAGCGGCAGCAAAACTTTTCACCAGCGATCCAGGATTCCGGCATTGGTTCGGCCGGAAGTGGTGGTTCATACGCTGCCTCGACTCCCGCTACCTCTACCCAGCTCGCATCCGAGTGGGATCCGGAGCTGAACGAAATACTTAACCACGTTATCGAGATTGCACCGGAAGGAGACTTCCCCGAGAGTGAACTCAACAGTATCTTAG GCTTAAGACCGATCGAATCGTCGTCCGCGTCAACGGTGGTGCCGTCACCGTCCAGTCAGCCAGATATTCACGAGAAGCTGGCCATCAACGCCATCCAGAAGTCGTTGATGCAGTACGAAAACGTTAGCTCTCCGatgcagccacagcagcagcagcagcaacagcaacaacagcaacaacagcaacaacagcagcagcagcatcaggctCAGTTCAGTGGAAGCCCACCGGCCTACCCAATGCATGCCATGGGCGGtcctggtggtgctagtggtacTGGCACAGGACCAACCATGAACCCCACTGGAGGAGGACCAGGTgccggttctggttctggtgcaGGTGCTTTGGGTAGCACCGTTGGTTCGATTGGCTCCGTTGGCACTTCTGGTGGTactatgcagcagcagcagcaacagtctcAAGCAGGACCGAACCCGAACTTTACACCTCCTCCCGTATATCCGCAACGAATGCGAATACCCGGAGGTGGTCAGGGTAGCGGTGGACAACTCGGCAATGGCAATCCCGGTGTCACACCCAACATGATCGCTATGCAGAAGCTGCACCAAAGGGAACGGATActgcaggaacagcagcgcaCCCGActgttgcaacagcagcagaaacaacacATGGTGGTACCGTCCAATCCGACGGCGACCTCAGATTTAGGTC CACCAAATGTGGCGTTGGCGCGAGCGAACAGCGTACCAGACTCACAGCTAAGTCCTGGTTTCTCAACGAGTttgatgcagcaacagctcagTCCTAGCCAACGGGCTCAACTAAGTCCGCAACAAGCAG GATTCCAAGGTAATCCGTTCAACAACAACCCAGGTCATCGGCTATCGCCCCAGCTGCCACAGATGATGCCCGGATTCGGTAATGCTGGCGGAAATGTCAATCAGCAGCTCTcaccgagaccaccaccattcggtgggactggtagtggtggcggacAAGCGATTAACCCACCGAACGTTATTGCACCCGGCCaatcccaacaacagcaacagcagcagcagcaacaacagcagcagcagcaacagcaacagcaatggcaACAGAATGCTGCAAGGCTTTCGATTCAACAGCAAAATCCGATGCTCAATGCCCAGCTTTCG TCCGTTGGTGGATTCAATTCGGCACCGAACCGACAGTTTGTGGGTCCGGCGCAACGCCAGCAAAGAAACACGTTAAACAGTCCCGGCAGtgcgcgacagcagcagcagcaacagcagcagcaacaacagggcGCATTCGGTGCAggaatggtggatggtggaggtTTCCCCGGACCACCTAGCCCTTCGCCTGTTGGTGTGTCCGCACCGAACTTTGCCAATACCGTATTCgctaaccagcagcagatgaggCTTCAACGGCAGGGCAGCGTACCAGCGCCTCAAGCTACCCAGCACTTGCCAG GAGGATCGCCCCGTTCCGCGTACGGTGGACACGGTGGGCCCGGTCCAGATGCCACCGGTTACGGCGGTATGATGTTCGGCGGTAATGCGGccgcgatgcagcagcacacggcgACCTCGCCAGGCGATTTCTTCAATCGCGGCGGCCCTACTG GTCTCAACGGTGGTATGATCGGTGGTGTAGGAGGTAGTATGGGTAGTGGTGCAGGAGGGCTAAGCAATGGTTCTAGCTCCAACTCCAATGGTatccaacagcaccaacagcaccaccaccaacagcaacagcagcagcagcagcatcaactgcagcaacagcagcaacatcaccaacagcTAGGTCTTAATCAATCTGAGCTGATACGGCAAGAGCTGCGTGCCGTTGTAAGTGGGCGAGCGCAAAGGCCTAGCCcacacagcaggagcagcccGATGGGCCTGTCGCCTCTCGCTGGAATGCCCTTACATTCCCTGTGTAACGACGGCAGCGGAAGCGTGAGCATTGGCAATAGCAGCaacggaggtggtggtgtccacACGATCAACAACACAATGTCGACGA AATTTTTTGGTGGAAACACGAGTCGGTGA
- the LOC125949811 gene encoding nuclear receptor coactivator 2 isoform X6 — protein MRSTCFAPLGLLGPCELPLPDQWLIHTQLAPSTPQASFFSSQSLGGGGGLVSGLSAATLPLQQHSSSGGVTGTSNGGVGVGGNGGGILLQQQQSPANQHQISSTPSQPSNASAATTAGSAAPSAQQLQSQSKIMNVVVPTVACPPNASKKIRRKPDTKPQSQINKCNNEKRRRELENEYIEQLGEFLQIKRDMTSCKPDKAAILSEVVRTFRHMLEQGNPNLTGSRCSKCSPDCSASCKLHPVQQGEVSSTEPPLPEPSVNGHSPEKSAYFEAVQHYISNVGWALLEINSEGVIECATENVRDVLHYSRTELHGQSIYSYLHTGDHSKLSPILNKNSFELNWDQNEMFYQTPKRTIRTKIRWLLRAPEGANETIEQKQQRLEKYKDLLIISAPVKDDTEESSSVLCLITLPEDDQATIETTSTMPQTLDEQLTLKLDTNGNIIKYDATTLRKQFAGNLTKETIRSIYDICHYQDRPRLSDHLGNVRTANGTPLELTYRMRLGGPDVYVHVRAQSKLFCCSKPNESDFIMAICTVLTESEVALLSDSGGAGGPSFVMGGGTGGTGNPTSSSSLGLLMASTSSNTGTGGLNNGGNDVVSRHLAQITQGVSTMGGPLMSGVLNGGSGGGTVGSGLGNSSGNMLGGTGSMGGTGTGASSIGGPGMGGADLGSVGAQGTGGLGSTIGSIVSPRSNPNTSTTPSMLCPPSSDSSSFFNTDFDIEFPHSTFDMEAVGVGWDSRPDSRTSVTPVSTPRPPSVSAYSPAAAPMCPSPMTPYYSGNTMGGMPSPSSNIGTNGGGATPGGGVGGGLVNPNMTLNNNNSNTNNNNNNTGSPFGGNVFQFPFEDSKDKLQDLQHQQHHQQQHMSPMSQHQPGLQSQQQMVQRQHQQQHLQQQQQQQQHHQQPQPPSSNSHDSERLRNLLTTKRPHSNASSSSGLDLDHDHRNPNRILKLLNDKSDDDDCDTRNRQGPSELLKQLQKVKDEPKDHNPPQLNHEELIQMLRVQSNDRKRPSAEPDEGSAVKRSDNRPLRERNKMLASLLANPSKAPMQMPNMQNMPLNRIIPDIPSSGLARQLANVSSSTAPNQTLNNNNLTTSNNNLKHVQLNQMRMQQQQQQPQMRKVAMPSQSQQQQPPTSSDIYLNHQQQQLHHHHPQQQQQQQQQQQQQQQVQHHSQQQQHHPQQHHAQQAALLQQQQMLAAQRQQNFSPAIQDSGIGSAGSGGSYAASTPATSTQLASEWDPELNEILNHVIEIAPEGDFPESELNSILGLRPIESSSASTVVPSPSSQPDIHEKLAINAIQKSLMQYENVSSPMQPQQQQQQQQQQQQQQQQQQQHQAQFSGSPPAYPMHAMGGPGGASGTGTGPTMNPTGGGPGAGSGSGAGALGSTVGSIGSVGTSGGTMQQQQQQSQAGPNPNFTPPPVYPQRMRIPGGGQGSGGQLGNGNPGVTPNMIAMQKLHQRERILQEQQRTRLLQQQQKQHMVVPSNPTATSDLGPPNVALARANSVPDSQLSPGFSTSLMQQQLSPSQRAQLSPQQAGFQGNPFNNNPGHRLSPQLPQMMPGFGNAGGNVNQQLSPRPPPFGGTGSGGGQAINPPNVIAPGQSQQQQQQQQQQQQQQQQQQQWQQNAARLSIQQQNPMLNAQLSSVGGFNSAPNRQFVGPAQRQQRNTLNSPGSARQQQQQQQQQQQGAFGAGMVDGGGFPGPPSPSPVGVSAPNFANTVFANQQQMRLQRQGSVPAPQATQHLPGGSPRSAYGGHGGPGPDATGYGGMMFGGNAAAMQQHTATSPGDFFNRGGPTEFFGGNTSR, from the exons gCTTGGCCCATGTGAACTACCACTGCCGGACCAGTGGCTCATCCATACACAGCTTGCACCGTCAACACCACAAGCCTCGTTCTTCTCTTCGCAAAGTttgggtggtggcggtggactcGTCAGTGGactgtcagcagcaacactgccGTTACAGCAACATTCCTCCAGTGGAGGTGTCACCGGTACTAGCAACGGAGGTGTCGGCGTCGGCGGAAACGGTGGCGGCATCCtcctacaacagcagcagtctccTGCGAATCAGCATCAGATCAGCAGCACACCGTCACAGCCGTCGAACGCATCGGCCGCAACCACAGCTggatcagcagcaccgtcagcgCAACAACTGCAGAGTCAGTCAAAAATAATGAATGTCGTCGTACCAACTGTGGCCTGTCCGCCTAACGCATCGAAAAAGATTCGCCGAAAGCCAGACACTAAG CCACAGTCGCAGATTAATAAGTGCAACAACGAGAAGCGTCGCCGAGAGCTAGAAAATGAATATATTGAACAACTCGGCGAGTTCCTGCAGATTAAGCGGGATATGACCTCCTGCAAACCAGACAAAGCGGCGATACTAAGTGAAGTTGTGCGAACG TTTCGTCATATGCTCGAGCAAGGAAACCCGAATCTTACTGGTTCGCGGTGCTCCAAATGCTCACCGGATTGTTCCGCTTCCTGCAAACTGCACCCGGTGCAACAGGGGGAGGTGTCGTCCACTGAACCGCCGCTACCGGAACCATCGGTAAACGGCCACTCGCCGGAAAAGTCGGCCTACTTCGAGGCAGTGCAACACTACATCTCGAACGTTGGCTGGGCCCTGCTCGAGATCAACTCGGAGGGCGTAATCGAATGTGCCACGGAGAACGTCCGCGACGTACTGCACTACTCGCGCACGGAGCTTCACGGACAGTCTATCTATTCGTACCTGCACACTGGTGATCATTCAAAGCTGAGTCCTATTTTAAATAAGAATTCGTTTGAGTTAAACTGGGATCAAAATGAG ATGTTCTACCAGACGCCAAAGCGTACCATACGGACGAAGATTCGTTGGTTACTGAGGGCGCCGGAAGGGGCGAACGAAACAATcgagcaaaagcagcagcgtCTGGAGAAGTACAAGGACCTGCTCATCATCTCCGCGCCTGTCAAGGATGATACGGAGGAATCGTCCTCGGTACTCTGTCTAATTACGCTACCCGAGGACGATCAGGCAACAATcgaaaccaccagcacgaTGCCACAAACACTCGACGAACAGCTAACACTGAAGCTGGACACTAACGGAAACATTATCA AATACGATGCAACGACACTAAGGAAACAGTTTGCAGGAAATCTTACCAAAGAGACTATACGGTCAATATACGATATCTGCCACTATCAGGACCGTCCACGGTTGAGCGACCATCTCGGCAACGTCCGAACGGCCAACGGGACGCCACTGGAGCTGACGTACCGTATGCGTCTCGGTGGTCCGGACGTGTACGTGCACGTGAGGGCCCAGTCGAAGCTATTCTGCTGCTCGAAACCCAATGAATCGGACTTCATCATGGCCATCTGTACGGTGCTGACCGAGAGTGAAGTGGCCCTCCTCTCGGACAGCGGCGGTGCCGGGGGTCCATCGTTCGTGATGGGTGGTGGCACTGGTGGCACCGGCAATCctacctcctcctcatccctcGGTCTGCTAATGGCAAGCACGAGCAGTAACACCGGGACGGGCGGTCTTAACAACGGTGGCAATGATGTCGTTTCACGGCATCTTGCCCAGATCACGCAGGGAGTCAGCACCATGGGTGGACCACTCATGTCGGGCGTCCTgaatggtggcagtggtggcggtACCGTCGGTAGTGGCCTTGGAAATTCCTCCGGAAATATGCTCGGCGGTACGGGCTCAATGGGAGGAACTGGCACCGGTGCATCCAGTATCGGTGGTCCCGGAATGGGTGGTGCCGATCTGGGATCGGTGGGTGCTCAGGGTACGGGTGGCCTCGGCTCAACGATTGGTTCGATCGTTTCGCCACGTAGCAAtccaaacaccagcaccacgccCTCGATGCTCTGTCCACCCTCCTCGGATAGTAGCAGCTTCTTCAATACGGACTTTGACATCGAatttccacattccacattcGATATGGAAGCGGTCGGGGTTGGGTGGGACTCACGACCCGATTCCCGTACGAGCGTAACACCGGTCAGTACGCCACGGCCACCGTCCGTCAGTGCGTACAGTCCGGCGGCCGCCCCCATGTGTCCCTCACCAATGACGCCGTATTACTCCGGCAATACGATGGGTGGTATGCCGTCACCATCGAGTAATATTGGCACGAACGGCGGTGGCGCTACGCCGGGAggtggagtaggaggagggCTCGTTAATCCAAACATGACGCtgaacaacaataacagcaacacgaacaataacaacaacaatacggGATCGCCATTTGGTGGAAACGTTTTCCAATTCCCGTTCGAGGACAGCAAAGACAAGCTGCAAgatttgcagcatcagcaacaccatcagcagcagcatatgtcGCCAATGTCGCAGCACCAGCCAGGGCTACAATCGCAACAGCAGATGGTACAGCgtcagcatcaacaacaacaccttcagcagcagcaacagcagcaacaacaccatcagcaacctcagccaccatcatcgaatTCACACGATTCTGAGCGATTACGGAACTTGCTTACAACCAAGCGACCTCACTCAAAtgcctcgtcctcgtccggcCTGGATCTGGACCATGATCATCGGAATCCCAATCGAATTCTAAAG CTGCTCAACGATAAgagtgatgatgacgattgtgACACCCGCAACCGACAAGGTCCCAGCGAACTGCTCAAGCAACTGCAGAAGGTGAAA GACGAACCGAAGGACCATAATCCACCGCAGCTAAACCACGAGGAGCTGATACAGATGCTACGAGTGCAGAGTAACGATCGGAAGCGGCCTTCAGCCGAGCCGGATGAGGGTTCCGCGGTCAAGCGCTCGGACAATCGGCCGCTGCGCGAGCGGAACAAAATGCTGGCCTCGCTGCTGGCGAACCCGTCCAAAGCACCGATGCAAATGCCCAACATGCAGAACATGCCCTTGAATCGCATCATCCCCGACATCCCGAGCTCCGGTCTGGCGCGGCAGCTGGCGAATGTGTCGAGCTCGACCGCACCGAACCAAACACTTAACAACAATAACCTTACGACGAGCAACAATAATCTAAAACATGTACAACTGAACCAAATGcgcatgcagcaacagcaacagcagccgcagatGCGCAAAGTGGCCATGCCTTCtcaatcgcaacagcagcagcctccaaCGTCCTCCGATATCTACCtcaatcatcagcaacagcagcttcaccaccatcatccgcagcagcaacagcagcagcagcagcagcagcagcagcagcagcaggtacagCATCActcccagcaacagcaacatcatccacAGCAACACCATGCGCAACAAGCGgcactgttgcagcagcagcaaatgttgGCCGCCCAGCGGCAGCAAAACTTTTCACCAGCGATCCAGGATTCCGGCATTGGTTCGGCCGGAAGTGGTGGTTCATACGCTGCCTCGACTCCCGCTACCTCTACCCAGCTCGCATCCGAGTGGGATCCGGAGCTGAACGAAATACTTAACCACGTTATCGAGATTGCACCGGAAGGAGACTTCCCCGAGAGTGAACTCAACAGTATCTTAG GCTTAAGACCGATCGAATCGTCGTCCGCGTCAACGGTGGTGCCGTCACCGTCCAGTCAGCCAGATATTCACGAGAAGCTGGCCATCAACGCCATCCAGAAGTCGTTGATGCAGTACGAAAACGTTAGCTCTCCGatgcagccacagcagcagcagcagcaacagcaacaacagcaacaacagcaacaacagcagcagcagcatcaggctCAGTTCAGTGGAAGCCCACCGGCCTACCCAATGCATGCCATGGGCGGtcctggtggtgctagtggtacTGGCACAGGACCAACCATGAACCCCACTGGAGGAGGACCAGGTgccggttctggttctggtgcaGGTGCTTTGGGTAGCACCGTTGGTTCGATTGGCTCCGTTGGCACTTCTGGTGGTactatgcagcagcagcagcaacagtctcAAGCAGGACCGAACCCGAACTTTACACCTCCTCCCGTATATCCGCAACGAATGCGAATACCCGGAGGTGGTCAGGGTAGCGGTGGACAACTCGGCAATGGCAATCCCGGTGTCACACCCAACATGATCGCTATGCAGAAGCTGCACCAAAGGGAACGGATActgcaggaacagcagcgcaCCCGActgttgcaacagcagcagaaacaacacATGGTGGTACCGTCCAATCCGACGGCGACCTCAGATTTAGGTC CACCAAATGTGGCGTTGGCGCGAGCGAACAGCGTACCAGACTCACAGCTAAGTCCTGGTTTCTCAACGAGTttgatgcagcaacagctcagTCCTAGCCAACGGGCTCAACTAAGTCCGCAACAAGCAG GATTCCAAGGTAATCCGTTCAACAACAACCCAGGTCATCGGCTATCGCCCCAGCTGCCACAGATGATGCCCGGATTCGGTAATGCTGGCGGAAATGTCAATCAGCAGCTCTcaccgagaccaccaccattcggtgggactggtagtggtggcggacAAGCGATTAACCCACCGAACGTTATTGCACCCGGCCaatcccaacaacagcaacagcagcagcagcaacaacagcagcagcagcaacagcaacagcaatggcaACAGAATGCTGCAAGGCTTTCGATTCAACAGCAAAATCCGATGCTCAATGCCCAGCTTTCG TCCGTTGGTGGATTCAATTCGGCACCGAACCGACAGTTTGTGGGTCCGGCGCAACGCCAGCAAAGAAACACGTTAAACAGTCCCGGCAGtgcgcgacagcagcagcagcaacagcagcagcaacaacagggcGCATTCGGTGCAggaatggtggatggtggaggtTTCCCCGGACCACCTAGCCCTTCGCCTGTTGGTGTGTCCGCACCGAACTTTGCCAATACCGTATTCgctaaccagcagcagatgaggCTTCAACGGCAGGGCAGCGTACCAGCGCCTCAAGCTACCCAGCACTTGCCAG GAGGATCGCCCCGTTCCGCGTACGGTGGACACGGTGGGCCCGGTCCAGATGCCACCGGTTACGGCGGTATGATGTTCGGCGGTAATGCGGccgcgatgcagcagcacacggcgACCTCGCCAGGCGATTTCTTCAATCGCGGCGGCCCTACTG AATTTTTTGGTGGAAACACGAGTCGGTGA